In Notamacropus eugenii isolate mMacEug1 chromosome 1, mMacEug1.pri_v2, whole genome shotgun sequence, one genomic interval encodes:
- the LOC140517100 gene encoding putative tripartite motif-containing protein 64B: MAMPKEMLQQVQREITCSICRGYFSEPVTIRCGHSFCRACVSSWRVEATSFSCPICRQESQVSEFPIVNEHLAPLTELDKQLCSPLLQNTQGQSQCARHKEDFKLFCEDDQTLLCVRCSQTPEHVTHKLCPVEEAAHDFREQLHHIWSHLAECFEEAKTLAEEKPVVDWYSMITGEFNKLHYFLLQEETRCLERMRQEQGASQDRISQHVQTLGDLMLELQDARYQPDLDLLQDAETLLGRTESVLSQKPKVVIPEVGEHPIPGMIEMLRQFRVDITMDPVPASPCVTVSEDLKSVKAGEAWQGETKHTEDSAYYAVFAKQAFSSGRQYWEVDVSQLPQWMVGIYAPYLRRKRRRNNVDSCDSMFLLQCIKKEEDYCFQIYPGPLKYRVKGPVPRVGVYLEYSSGTLVFYNVLQCSVIYQFQSIDFTAPVRPVFSPGPPLPGAKAGPMTLCPVDSHLCVCCYSSERSSGKNCDPTTRLPDWDFQPSPARG, translated from the coding sequence ATGGCGATGCCTAAGGAAATGCTGCAGCAAGTGCAGAGGGAAATCACCTGTAGCATCTGCAGGGGCTACTTCTCTGAGCCAGTCACCATCAGGTGTGGGCACAGCTTTTGCAGAGCATGTGTCTCCAGCTGGAGAGTTGAAGCTACATCTTTCTCCTGTCCTATATGCAGGCAAGAGTCTCAGGTCAGTGAATTCCCAATAGTCAATGAGCACCTAGCCCCTCTGACTGAGCTGGACAAACAGCTCTGCTCTCCACTTTTGCAGAACACTCAAGGACAAAGCCAGTGTGCCAGGCACAAGGAAGACTTCAAGCTCTTTTGTGAAGATGACCAGACATTACTCTGTGTGAGATGTTCCCAAACCCCAGAACATGTGACTCATAAGCTCTGTCCTGTAGAAGAGGCTGCTCATGATTTCAGGGAGCAGCTCCATCACATTTGGAGTCACTTGGCAGAGTGTTTTGAAGAAGCTAAAACACTTGCTGAGGAGAAACCTGTTGTTGACTGGTACTCCATGATCACAGGGGAATTTAACAAACTGCACTACTTCCTGTTGCAGGAAGAAACCCGATGTCTTGAAAGAATGAGACAAGAGCAAGGGGCAAGCCAGGACAGAATAAGCCAGCATGTGCAAACCCTTGGGGACCTCATGCTAGAGCTGCAGGATGCACGTTACCAACCCGATTTGGATCTGCTACAGGATGCTGAGACACTGCTGGGAAGGACTGAGTCAGTGTTGTCCCAAAAGCCCAAGGTTGTCATCCCAGAGGTGGGAGAACATCCCATCCCTGGCATGATAGAGATGCTCAGACAATTCAGGGTGGACATCACAATGGATCCTGTACCAGCAAGTCCCTGTGTAACTGTTTCTGAGGATCTGAAGAGTGTGAAAGCTGGAGAAGCTTGGCAGGGAGAGACCAAGCATACTGAAGACTCTGCTTACTATGCAGTCTTTGCAAAGCAGGCCTTCAGCTCAGGCAGACAGTACTGGGAGGTGGATGTGAGTCAACTGCCTCAGTGGATGGTGGGGATCTATGCCCCTTAtctgaggagaaaaaggaggaggaataaTGTGGACTCCTGTGACTCGATGTTCCTGCTTCAATGTATCAAGAAAGAAGAGGATTACTGCTTTCAAATCTATCCAGGACCATTGAAATATCGAGTGAAAGGCCCAGTGCCTAGGGTTGGGGTGTACCTGGAGTATTCCTCTGGCACTCTGGTGTTTTATAACGTTCTCCAGTGCTCCGTCATTTATCAATTCCAGTCTATTGACTTCACAGCCCCTGTTAGACCTGTCTTTTCTCCTGGCCCTCCCCTTCCAGGAGCAAAGGCTGGTCCCATGACTCTCTGTCCAGTGGACTCTCATCTTTGTGTTTGCTGTTACTCCTCTGAACGTTCTTCTGGAAAGAACTGTGACCCCACCACCAGGCTCCCTGATTGGGATTTCCAGCCTTCCCCTGCAAGAGGATGA